In a genomic window of Spirosoma agri:
- a CDS encoding 3'-5' exonuclease, which translates to MPQAVSWKRRLKNFLFIDLKTVAGEPSLLSVEPRLQRQWEEKSRYFKSEEELSAAGWYDRRASSFAEFGKIICIGVGGLFFDDDDKPHLKVKVLSNDDEGAILQEFLTIVNRYPPGELTFCAHNGKEFDFPYLCRRLMVNGLPLPPALQISGKKPWEILHKDTLEQWQFGDKRHFVPLDLLAAVLNVPTRPLEWMGDRTSDVYYRDHDWPRIEQYARDSMVMLVQVYMRMVGAPLVADEHIVMSD; encoded by the coding sequence ATGCCCCAAGCCGTCTCCTGGAAACGTCGTCTAAAAAACTTTCTGTTTATCGACCTCAAAACAGTAGCCGGTGAGCCGTCGCTATTGTCAGTAGAACCACGCTTGCAGCGGCAATGGGAAGAAAAAAGCCGTTATTTTAAAAGCGAAGAAGAGCTTTCGGCTGCTGGCTGGTACGACCGTCGGGCTTCTTCGTTTGCCGAGTTTGGAAAAATTATCTGCATTGGTGTTGGCGGCTTATTTTTTGACGACGATGACAAGCCGCATCTGAAGGTCAAAGTATTGAGTAACGACGATGAGGGAGCTATTTTACAGGAGTTTCTAACCATTGTCAACCGCTACCCACCCGGCGAATTGACGTTCTGCGCCCATAATGGCAAGGAATTTGATTTTCCTTATCTGTGCCGACGGTTGATGGTCAATGGGTTGCCATTGCCACCCGCTTTACAGATTTCGGGCAAAAAACCGTGGGAAATTCTACACAAGGACACCCTCGAACAATGGCAGTTTGGCGATAAGCGGCATTTTGTGCCGCTCGATCTGCTGGCAGCCGTACTAAATGTACCAACGCGCCCACTCGAATGGATGGGCGACCGCACTAGCGACGTTTACTACCGAGATCACGATTGGCCCCGCATCGAGCAGTATGCGCGCGACTCAATGGTCATGCTCGTGCAGGTATACATGCGCATGGTAGGTGCCCCGCTCGTGGCCGACGAGCATATAGTCATGAGTGACTGA
- a CDS encoding S41 family peptidase encodes MTRNSFTRPALLFALSGALLLTSCKKNNDVNPATGSTGTSVTSPTSTSQGVNDWILANMQYYYLWNDKIPANPDKTLGPKEFFNSLLYDITNTANVNRDRFSWIRESAEELKASLGGQSKTTGIQYRLYYKDQSKTNLIGSVLYVLPGSPAVAAGFKRGDIFTSVNGQILTLSNYAELLAADALTFGMASLVNGVLTENVQKRQVTPVVFQEDPVLLDTTYTIGGKTVGYVVYNQFIPGVYNGSSTDKTFDNKLDNIFSKFKQKGVNELVLDLRYNPGGYVSSSTNLASLIGRNIDASKVFYAQQWNATVTADNDKKYGSGWNTQKFSAKAANIGGNLSRLFVLTSNSTASASELIINGLRPFMTVTTIGTTTVGKNVGSITISDDTGQIKWGMQPLTFRSANAQGFSDYATGFAPTVEVKEPSTGMKPFGDLTEPLLSEAIYQISGTRTTTRRGVANAAVLVDVASSIDQKAGGGNMFLEKSGELLK; translated from the coding sequence ATGACGAGAAATTCTTTTACGCGCCCTGCACTGCTTTTTGCGCTTTCAGGTGCGTTATTGCTCACTTCATGCAAGAAAAACAACGATGTTAATCCAGCTACGGGTTCAACCGGTACGTCAGTAACCAGCCCTACTTCAACAAGCCAGGGGGTCAACGACTGGATACTAGCCAACATGCAGTATTACTACCTTTGGAATGATAAAATTCCGGCTAATCCTGACAAAACTCTGGGACCCAAAGAATTTTTCAACTCGCTGCTGTATGACATTACCAACACAGCTAATGTCAACCGGGACCGCTTCTCCTGGATTCGGGAAAGTGCCGAAGAACTAAAAGCTTCATTGGGTGGGCAGTCAAAAACGACGGGTATTCAGTACAGACTCTATTATAAAGACCAATCGAAAACCAATCTGATCGGGTCCGTGCTTTACGTGCTTCCCGGATCACCAGCGGTTGCGGCTGGATTTAAACGGGGAGATATTTTTACGAGTGTGAATGGACAGATACTAACGCTCAGCAATTATGCCGAACTGTTAGCTGCCGACGCATTGACCTTCGGTATGGCTAGTCTTGTCAATGGCGTTCTTACAGAAAATGTCCAGAAAAGGCAGGTGACTCCCGTTGTGTTTCAGGAAGATCCTGTATTGCTCGATACAACCTACACGATTGGTGGCAAAACGGTTGGCTATGTGGTGTACAATCAATTTATTCCCGGCGTCTACAACGGTAGTTCTACGGATAAGACCTTCGACAACAAGCTGGATAATATCTTCAGCAAGTTCAAGCAGAAAGGCGTGAACGAACTGGTACTCGATCTGCGCTACAATCCGGGCGGGTACGTGAGTTCGTCAACGAATCTGGCTAGTCTGATCGGTAGAAATATCGATGCCTCGAAAGTTTTCTACGCCCAGCAGTGGAACGCAACGGTCACCGCAGACAATGACAAAAAGTACGGGTCGGGCTGGAACACGCAGAAGTTTTCCGCAAAAGCTGCTAACATCGGTGGAAACCTGAGCCGGTTGTTTGTGCTGACATCGAACAGTACCGCATCGGCCAGTGAACTGATCATCAATGGCCTTCGTCCGTTCATGACCGTAACGACAATCGGGACCACAACGGTTGGTAAAAATGTCGGCTCGATTACTATTTCTGACGATACAGGTCAGATCAAATGGGGGATGCAACCCCTTACATTCAGGTCGGCCAATGCGCAGGGCTTTTCGGATTATGCGACCGGTTTCGCTCCTACTGTTGAGGTGAAAGAGCCGTCGACGGGCATGAAACCATTTGGCGATCTAACCGAGCCATTGCTGAGTGAAGCCATCTACCAGATTAGCGGAACGCGGACGACGACTCGCCGGGGCGTTGCGAATGCGGCTGTTCTAGTGGATGTGGCTTCCTCGATCGATCAGAAGGCTGGCGGTGGCAATATGTTCCTGGAAAAATCGGGTGAATTGCTTAAATAA
- a CDS encoding TonB-dependent receptor encodes MYEKNIGTKQKALRINLDRRIYGSFAEIGAGQETAAMFFKAGGSSGTIAKTMSAYDMTFSDSIYGVEESGRYVVESRLVKMLSKEYSLLEKRLAEKRGPDTTFFAFANTVVALNYQKTNDAHGWIGCRFQLTPQGGYNDVIIHVRMLDTENILQQQALGIIGVNLIYGCYYYAKSPETLVLSLMDDLLPERIQIDMIRFSGTDFPDVDNRLMSLHLVKNGFTDAALFGPDGQVLQPSEALYKKHILVMRGRLRPVTNVQMDMIENGLKQFVAEPDVDGNRVVSMAELTLHNLKANEQGIDEKDFLDRVDILCSMGQTVMISNYLEYYKLVAYLARLTRLKIGLVIGIPNLEYIFEEGHYEFLPGGILESFATLFSRKVKLFVYPTLRNNAIYSCNEFQLPPTLEPLFNYLSRNNKIEDIRNYNEQNLHISTDHVLEMIQAGEDGWEQMVPDRVAKQIKDNCLFGYPCEVEYVPIGQQVRQQQEEQVAGS; translated from the coding sequence ATGTACGAAAAGAATATAGGTACTAAACAGAAAGCATTACGAATCAACCTGGATCGCCGTATTTACGGCTCTTTTGCGGAGATTGGAGCGGGGCAGGAAACAGCGGCCATGTTTTTTAAAGCCGGTGGTTCGTCAGGTACGATTGCCAAAACTATGTCGGCCTACGACATGACGTTCAGTGATTCAATTTATGGCGTCGAGGAGAGCGGTCGATATGTAGTTGAATCGCGACTCGTCAAGATGCTTAGTAAGGAATATAGTCTGTTAGAGAAACGATTAGCTGAAAAACGTGGTCCCGATACCACGTTTTTTGCGTTTGCCAATACCGTAGTCGCGCTTAATTACCAAAAAACGAATGACGCCCACGGCTGGATCGGCTGCCGGTTTCAGCTGACGCCACAGGGTGGTTACAACGATGTGATCATCCACGTCAGAATGCTGGATACCGAGAATATTTTACAGCAACAGGCGCTGGGTATTATTGGTGTTAACCTGATTTATGGGTGTTACTATTACGCCAAATCACCCGAAACGCTTGTGTTGTCGTTGATGGACGATTTGTTGCCGGAGCGTATTCAGATCGACATGATCCGGTTCAGCGGGACCGACTTCCCCGATGTCGATAACCGGCTAATGAGTCTGCACCTAGTGAAAAACGGGTTTACCGATGCCGCCTTGTTCGGTCCCGATGGTCAGGTGCTACAGCCGTCGGAAGCCCTCTACAAAAAGCATATCCTGGTCATGCGGGGCCGGTTGCGGCCGGTCACGAATGTGCAGATGGACATGATCGAAAACGGCCTGAAGCAATTCGTCGCTGAACCCGATGTAGACGGAAATCGCGTGGTGTCAATGGCCGAGTTAACGCTTCATAACCTGAAGGCCAATGAACAGGGAATCGACGAAAAAGACTTTCTTGATCGGGTAGATATTCTGTGTTCTATGGGCCAGACAGTAATGATTTCCAATTATTTAGAGTATTATAAATTGGTCGCTTATCTGGCTCGTCTTACCCGGTTGAAGATTGGTCTGGTCATCGGTATTCCTAATCTGGAGTACATTTTTGAGGAAGGCCATTACGAGTTTCTACCGGGTGGCATCCTGGAATCGTTCGCGACACTGTTCAGTCGGAAGGTTAAGCTATTCGTATATCCGACGCTGCGTAACAATGCGATTTACAGCTGCAACGAGTTTCAACTGCCACCAACGCTCGAGCCTTTGTTCAATTACCTGTCCCGCAACAACAAGATCGAGGATATTCGTAATTACAACGAGCAGAATCTACATATCTCGACCGACCATGTGCTGGAAATGATTCAGGCGGGGGAGGATGGCTGGGAGCAGATGGTCCCCGACCGGGTGGCAAAGCAGATCAAGGACAATTGTCTGTTCGGCTATCCCTGCGAAGTGGAATATGTACCCATTGGGCAGCAGGTCCGGCAACAGCAGGAGGAGCAGGTTGCCGGTAGTTAA
- a CDS encoding YraN family protein: MAQHNETGKQGEAEAVRYLQDKGYEIMTRNYRYQHAEIDLVARKGKILVFVEVKTRSNLSYGNPEEFVSYTKSRLVMKAAEHYVFAHNWLHDVRFDIVAVTLAGSELRVRHIEDAFY; this comes from the coding sequence ATGGCCCAACACAACGAAACCGGCAAGCAGGGAGAAGCCGAAGCAGTTCGCTATCTGCAAGACAAAGGCTATGAAATTATGACCCGAAATTACCGTTACCAACACGCCGAAATTGATCTCGTAGCCAGAAAAGGGAAGATTTTGGTTTTTGTAGAGGTCAAAACCCGCAGTAACCTCAGCTACGGAAATCCGGAAGAGTTTGTCTCCTATACCAAGTCCCGGCTCGTGATGAAAGCCGCCGAACACTACGTTTTCGCCCATAATTGGCTGCACGACGTTCGCTTCGACATTGTTGCCGTTACGCTGGCTGGTAGTGAGTTGCGTGTCCGGCATATTGAAGACGCGTTTTATTGA
- the lipB gene encoding lipoyl(octanoyl) transferase LipB, protein MNSRINKQVDIRELGLIEYQAAWDEQERLFATIVNEKLLNRSRPSAEQQPTSNYLLFCEHPHVYTLGTSGHEDNLLVDEARLNQEFGATFFKIRRGGDITYHGPGQLVGYPILDLDNFFTDIHRYMRLLEESIILTMADYGLNAGRIDGSTGVWLDYDGGPNPRKICAMGVKASRWVTMHGFALNVNTDLSYFGHIVPCGIADKAVTSLAVELGHPVPLTEVAGRVQGHMADLFEMNLVTRAEIRTLLA, encoded by the coding sequence ATGAATAGTCGCATCAATAAGCAAGTTGACATTCGGGAATTGGGATTGATTGAGTATCAGGCGGCCTGGGATGAGCAGGAGCGTCTGTTTGCCACAATCGTCAATGAGAAACTGCTCAATCGAAGTCGTCCTTCGGCCGAGCAGCAACCAACGTCTAACTACCTGCTTTTCTGCGAGCATCCGCACGTGTATACGCTCGGCACGAGCGGTCATGAGGATAACTTATTGGTCGATGAAGCCCGACTAAATCAGGAATTTGGTGCCACGTTTTTTAAGATCCGACGCGGTGGTGATATTACTTACCATGGGCCCGGCCAACTGGTCGGTTACCCGATTCTGGATTTAGATAATTTCTTTACCGATATTCACCGGTATATGCGCTTGCTGGAAGAGTCAATTATCCTGACGATGGCCGATTATGGCCTGAATGCGGGGCGGATTGACGGTTCGACGGGCGTATGGCTCGATTATGATGGCGGGCCAAATCCACGAAAAATCTGTGCGATGGGTGTAAAAGCAAGCCGTTGGGTAACGATGCACGGTTTTGCGTTGAACGTCAATACAGATTTGAGTTATTTTGGCCATATTGTCCCCTGTGGCATTGCCGATAAAGCGGTTACATCGCTGGCAGTAGAGTTGGGCCACCCCGTACCCTTGACTGAGGTCGCCGGTCGGGTTCAGGGACACATGGCTGATTTGTTTGAAATGAATTTAGTAACGCGGGCCGAAATCCGCACCTTGTTGGCATAG
- the rnr gene encoding ribonuclease R has translation MKNEKPKQNKYSKPDGARSGKSRPTTGSSTPSRSREKGLDKQSGKARPIIQADSYLDELKNDLMAFFQINDKESFTQEQVLEHFDVFDRKMKLLVHGLLGELTDEGTLVRHPDGSYQSDEDANLTEGVVDHVNSRFAFVIPTSLTGTRGDRNDDIWVSTEDLAGAVDGDKVRVVRFADSRNESGGRSRRRIEGKVANIIERGRTELVGRIEVWPTYGFVIPDSKKIYDDIFIPKEKLGAANDGDKVIVRLVKYPDPHSSKQRFEGEVVTVLGVAGQNNTEMHAILAEFGLPIHFPEDVEQEAEAIPTKILKKDLAKRRDMRDVTTFTIDPVDAKDFDDALSVQMLDNGNYEIGVHIADVTNYVKPGSKLEEEAFKRATSVYLVDRVVPMLPEKLSNGLCSLRPNEDKLTFSAVFELTPDAKIVNEWFGRTATHSNRRFSYEEAQEILNNSKGDYLAELQLLNELAYKLRDERFKHGAINFETVEVRFKLDENGVPLSVYPKLRQDTNKLIEEFMLLANKRVAEFVHSLSKRNKGGEENTMVYRVHEGPDDQKLQQFADFAGRLGYKLKLDDDHLSNSMNRFMASIEGKPEANMLQQLAVRTMSKARYSTEDLGHFGLAFRRYSHFTSPIRRYPDMMAHRLLQHYLDKGKPAERDLLEDQCKHASAREKMAADAERASVKYKQVEFMSRMEPDRTFAGVISGVTEFGIFVEITENSCEGLVRMQDLSDDFYEFDKDNYRIVGQRSKKMYTFGDQVEVRVKETNLGRRSMDFALVSDKAGHVQDSKAGRQSGQSSRRNNNQSRSSSRGKEGTAAKGENRRGGRGRR, from the coding sequence ATGAAGAACGAAAAACCAAAACAGAATAAATATAGTAAGCCTGATGGAGCCCGGTCGGGAAAGAGCCGGCCCACGACAGGTAGTTCGACTCCGTCTCGCTCGCGGGAAAAGGGCCTCGACAAACAATCCGGCAAGGCCAGGCCAATTATACAGGCTGATTCGTACCTGGATGAGTTGAAAAACGACCTGATGGCGTTTTTTCAGATCAACGACAAGGAGTCATTTACGCAGGAACAGGTGCTTGAGCACTTCGACGTGTTTGACCGGAAAATGAAATTGCTCGTACATGGCCTGCTGGGCGAGCTCACCGACGAGGGTACGCTGGTCCGTCATCCCGACGGCAGTTACCAGAGCGATGAAGATGCGAATCTTACGGAGGGTGTCGTTGATCACGTCAACTCGCGCTTTGCCTTTGTTATTCCTACCTCGCTCACTGGTACGAGGGGCGACCGCAACGACGACATATGGGTATCGACCGAAGACCTTGCCGGAGCCGTTGATGGCGACAAGGTGCGCGTAGTCCGCTTTGCTGACTCGCGCAATGAATCGGGCGGACGTTCGCGACGCCGGATCGAGGGTAAAGTAGCTAATATCATTGAGCGTGGTCGTACGGAGCTTGTTGGGCGTATCGAGGTATGGCCGACCTACGGCTTCGTTATCCCCGACAGCAAAAAGATTTACGATGACATTTTCATTCCAAAAGAAAAACTGGGTGCCGCCAACGACGGCGACAAAGTTATCGTACGTCTGGTGAAATATCCGGACCCGCACAGCAGCAAACAACGCTTTGAAGGCGAAGTCGTTACCGTGTTGGGCGTAGCGGGGCAGAACAATACGGAGATGCACGCGATTCTGGCGGAATTTGGTCTGCCGATTCATTTCCCGGAGGATGTGGAACAGGAAGCCGAAGCCATTCCGACAAAAATCCTGAAAAAAGATCTGGCGAAACGGCGCGACATGCGCGACGTGACCACCTTCACCATCGATCCCGTCGACGCGAAGGACTTCGATGATGCCTTGTCGGTACAGATGCTCGACAATGGCAACTACGAAATTGGCGTGCACATTGCCGATGTTACAAACTACGTCAAACCCGGCTCAAAGCTGGAAGAAGAAGCGTTCAAACGCGCGACATCGGTTTATCTGGTCGATCGCGTTGTGCCGATGCTTCCCGAAAAATTGTCGAACGGGTTGTGCTCGCTACGGCCAAATGAGGATAAACTCACGTTCTCGGCGGTATTTGAGCTAACGCCCGATGCTAAAATCGTGAACGAATGGTTCGGGCGTACAGCGACTCACTCGAACCGTCGTTTTTCGTACGAAGAAGCGCAGGAAATCCTCAACAACAGCAAGGGCGATTATCTGGCTGAACTTCAGCTACTGAACGAACTAGCGTATAAACTGCGCGACGAGCGTTTCAAACACGGCGCGATCAACTTCGAGACGGTTGAGGTACGGTTCAAACTAGACGAGAACGGCGTGCCTTTGTCAGTTTACCCGAAACTCCGGCAGGATACTAATAAACTCATTGAAGAGTTTATGCTGCTGGCCAATAAACGCGTAGCGGAATTCGTCCATTCGTTATCCAAACGCAATAAGGGCGGAGAAGAAAACACGATGGTGTACCGGGTTCACGAAGGACCTGATGATCAGAAGCTACAGCAATTCGCTGATTTTGCCGGACGGTTGGGCTATAAGCTTAAGCTGGATGACGATCACCTGTCGAACTCGATGAACCGGTTTATGGCCAGCATCGAAGGGAAACCCGAAGCAAATATGCTTCAGCAACTTGCGGTGCGGACCATGTCAAAAGCGCGGTATAGCACGGAAGATTTAGGCCACTTTGGTCTGGCGTTCCGGCGCTACTCGCATTTCACCTCACCGATTCGACGCTATCCGGATATGATGGCTCACCGCTTGTTGCAACATTACCTGGATAAGGGAAAACCGGCGGAACGTGACTTACTGGAAGATCAGTGCAAACACGCATCGGCCCGCGAAAAAATGGCCGCTGATGCCGAACGAGCCAGCGTCAAATACAAACAAGTTGAGTTCATGAGTCGCATGGAACCGGATCGGACGTTTGCTGGTGTGATCTCGGGGGTTACCGAATTCGGTATTTTTGTCGAAATTACGGAGAACAGCTGTGAGGGACTTGTTCGGATGCAGGACCTGAGCGATGATTTCTACGAGTTCGATAAGGACAACTACCGTATTGTTGGGCAACGCAGCAAAAAGATGTACACGTTTGGCGATCAGGTAGAGGTTCGGGTGAAGGAAACGAATCTTGGCCGCCGGAGCATGGACTTTGCGCTGGTCAGCGATAAAGCCGGTCACGTTCAGGACTCCAAAGCTGGTCGTCAGTCGGGTCAATCCAGTCGACGCAATAACAATCAGTCTCGCTCTTCGTCGCGGGGTAAAGAAGGTACAGCTGCCAAAGGTGAAAACCGGCGTGGTGGCCGCGGACGGCGATAG